A single Cannabis sativa cultivar Pink pepper isolate KNU-18-1 chromosome 7, ASM2916894v1, whole genome shotgun sequence DNA region contains:
- the LOC115697592 gene encoding protein S40-1, translated as MSNINFNFNITMGEEFEESEVIFYEEDHHHQEMFSINNNNINTNHLMMMRSKNKSKNKKGNKIRANSMPMNIPREEANLFRNINDHLNHEIWNNFDDDNYDYDYDYDENEELVPPHVIVRRRLAGGKMAFSVCSGNGRTLKGRDLSHVRNSILRMTGFLEA; from the coding sequence ATgtctaatattaattttaactttaaCATTACAATGGGTGAAGAATTTGAAGAATCCGAGGTTATTTTCTATGAAgaagatcatcatcatcaagaaATGTTtagtattaataataataatattaatactaaTCATTTAATGATGATGAGAAGCAAGAACAAGAGCAAGAACAAGAAAGGTAATAAAATTAGGGCAAATTCGATGCCTATGAATATTCCAAGGGAAGAGGCAAATTTGTTTCGAAATATTAATGATCATTTAAATCACGAAATTTGGAATAATTTCGATGATGataattatgattatgattatgattatgatgAAAATGAAGAACTGGTACCGCCTCATGTCATCGTCAGGAGGCGGTTAGCCGGTGGAAAGATGGCTTTTTCGGTTTGTTCGGGCAATGGAAGAACTCTTAAGGGGAGAGATTTGAGTCATGTTAGGAATTCTATTCTTAGAATGACTGGTTTCTTGGAAGCATAA